The Chelonia mydas isolate rCheMyd1 chromosome 1, rCheMyd1.pri.v2, whole genome shotgun sequence nucleotide sequence GTGGCACAGGCACATCGCTCAAAGAATAAATTACAGAGGCTACAAAGAGTGGGGAAAGCCCAAGTTCCACTCTCCTCACTGATGAAGCATGTGGGTTTCTCCAGCCCACATCCCTGGCTAGAACGTGACATTTAAAGTGGAGAAATCAGACTTCaaacttacctagggatgtggtggatttgaTTTAGCGATGGAAATGATGGAGAGATTGgatgtgtccttttttttttcaaagatgtGTTCTAGCTCAACCGAAAGATATAGGCTGGATGCAGAAGTCActcagggcttatctacactactgctcacccccctgagcaacacaaaTTACATCAACTTAAAGTGGTGTCTGCACTGCACAATGTTgtcgggagagcatctcctgccgtAAAGCTTCCGCCtttcgttgaggtggagtaattacgttaacaggagagcgctctcccatcaacacgGTGTGTCTTCACCATGTAGCTGCACCGATGTAGCTTGGTAGTAAAGACAGGTCCTAAGTGAAATTCTAGCAGTGGTCTGTTGatgcagaggtcagactagatgactacaatggatggtcccttctggccttcatcTATGAATCCTTCAAGGCTTTTTAAGACTCTTACTGCAGTGGTCAAACAGGGGCGCTCTCACACACACTGCACAATTGGCCAGACGCCTTATGAAGATCAGGTTGCCTTACTTTGAAGTACCACTTATTGCCCTCTGTTGAAGGCAAGATGCCGCCTCTGTGGGGTGGCTGTACCAAAGTACAAACGCTGCCTGAGTGATGACACCCATCATACCGCCAGTACATTAGCATGTTCACACAGCATTGATTGAGCCCCCAAAATCCTaacccagcatgcactgggcttAGTATGAAAACTAGGATGGATTCACTAGGGCagcattttttaaagttgttctGAGGTCCTGGTCAGGTATTTGACGGGGATGTCCTTGGACTTTACAGGGGCCTGAGGGACCAATGGTCTGATATGTGAGTGGCAATGTTCCTAGCAGCTGGACAGTGGGGACTGGCTTCCTGGCATGTCTGGCCTAGGAAAAGGTTCTCACGGTGGTTGTACTTTCCGGTAGAGTGACTAAGCTGTCTGGTTCCTCCCACACCCACCATGGCTAAAGGGACCAGGTCAACCCCAGTAACTTACAGATGGTTGTGATGATGCTGCCGTATCTGTATTGAGTGTCATAGAGGGAAGACAGGGCAGTGACTGCAGCTTTCGCAATATTATCCTGGAGAAAAATGCAAAGGGGAGAAAAATGAGTTAGATGATGGATGTGAGTGGTGTCTGTGctcagagggagctggggcaggatgcCAGACTGGAGCGGGGCGGCGGGGAAGCTGGGAGCTTgttgcatctttccaggtggaaGAGATGCAAAGGCTGGAAAAATAAAGCAGAGCATTGTTGGGAATATACAACTGACTGGGGCTGAGTGGATCTGCCCTGCAGAACTTGCTCCTGCTTGCCCATCACCCCAGTATTATAGCATTGCAGGAgctccctttctttcctccagGGACTCTCCCTATGTTTCCTTCCCTCCTTGAGATACTGGGCACTCTTCCTTCTGCCCAATAGAGACGGCAGATCATGACGCTGTTTGAACACTGAGTTCCGGTTTGGCTGACGTTTCAGTGCTTGTATCAGGCAGACAATGTCACCTAGTGCCCCACCTGAGAGAGACAGGTCAACTAAATCATACGTGCGCCACTTCAGTGGGGCCTACGACCTTTGGCTCCAAAGCAGAACAGAGGCACctgctgcttgagctaaaggaggatCTCGGTTTGCCTGCGACAGTAGCCAGGCTCTTAccctccctgggcttcagccactagagggcgcTATTGATGGCACATGCTGAGCCAGTGCATTACAGGTGTCTTCTGCCTTATGGGAAAATGGGATTTGTTGCCTGTCCTCCATCGTTCCCTAGGCTCTTCCTTCAACTCACCCCTTTGAATGCCCCCCTCTCACCAGCCTAGCTGGGTCGTTGCAGGCGCCAGCCAGGTGCCCTAAATTCTGCTGAGTCAGCCatgtgatttagttggggattggtcctgctttgagcagggggttggactagatgacctcctgaggtcccttccaaccctgatattctatgatttgcaaCTGGCTCCTCTGAGCCCCAAAACCCATTTATGCTGGTTGCAACGCAGCCACGGCGGGAGAGCAAAGAGGCCTTTGGACCAAAAATGTGCTAGAGCAGAAAAGGGGATGTGGTTGCAGAGGAGAAACCCATGAGGGGAGAAAATCCACAGCTGGGTTGCAGAGGTTCAGGCCGGCCCTGCGGCTGAGTGACCACACAGTCTTCATATCGTTCTGGCCCCACTTTGAAAGATGATACCCCCGGCAGCCACCTCACCCTGAGGGTGTGAGGAAGACCCTACCAGTTCCTGGTAATCAGAGGCCCGGGTTTTGGTGTAGCCATAGGGATACAAGAGGAGCTGGCTGTAGCTATGGATAGAGATGAAGGTTTTGATGTTCCCATGGCTCTTCACAAAGTCCACGATGGCTTTCACCTCACGCTCTGAGTTGGCATAAGGGCCACGGTAAGTCTCAGAACAGGGGTTGCTGCTAGCCCCGGACCCTGCAGAGGGAGGAGTGTAGGCATACTCTTAATATTTGTGATTCTGTTTATAATAATTGTAAATCTGCAATATTGATTTATAATATTTGTAAATCTGCCATATTGATTTGCAACTCCAGTTTATAACATTTGTAATTCTCCTATTTGACATAATTGTAAATCTGCAATATTGATTTACAATTCCCCATAACTGCTGCCGGCGTCTGGATTAAAGCTTGCAAACCGTCAATTAACTCTAAGAACCTTGCAAGCCGTTAATTGACTCTACTTTCTCTGAATTGATACTTTTTCTCACTTGTTATTGAGATTGACGCTTATAAACATAAACCAATCAATTAACATTACTTTCTCAAATGGTTATGCTCAGTTGACTCTACTCTGTAAACTGATACGTTGTAATGGAGATTGACATGCTTTTTAACTAACTTAACCATTGGAGAAAGTAATGTTCAATTGGCTCTACTCTGCAAGCGGATACTTTGTGATGGAGATTGACATGTTTTTTTTGTAACACCCGCGAAGAGCCGCTAATTGGAGCGGCGCTCATAGAAATGTCACATAGAGACTCCCACCCTCTATAGTTTGTATCAGGAATGTCAAAAAATGGGGAGTCTCAAATAAATAACACCTTTGTATGTTAAAAGAAAGTTAATACCGAAGGAATGTTAAGAGACAGGGAGtctcaaataaataacaatactcGGTGAAATAAGAAATGTGTTCTTATTAAAGAATGTATGTGAATGAATGGTGGGTTTTGAATAATCGGTGCCAGCCTAGGAATCTGATATCAATTGGCCGAAGAAGACACCAGGTGGAAAAAGCCAGAGAACCCCCCGGAGGGCAAACTGGGATCCACCTGACCAATTCAAAGGATGAAGAAAGCTGATGAGCACCTGACAGCCGTCCTGGAGCCGTCATGACTAACAATATGACAAAGCAAATTCCAtggactggcataggaagaaattcctatataAATGGACACTAAGGACTGAGAACTTTGagtctccagttctgccactaccCTTCAGGAGCATCAGATGCGCATCTGACACGGACTCGGCACCACTCTCGTGTACAGGCTACCTGGCCAGTATTCTGTCACTAGCAacttctaggctggtaactataatcCCTATGCAGAActggtatgaatgaatgaatgaatatataatatatatataggtaAGTAAGAAATAAGTAACAATacaacagtgaaaagaaaaggagtacttgtggcaccttagagactaaccaatttatttgagcatgagctttcgtgagctacagctcacttcatcggatgcatactgtggaaactgcagaagacattatatacacagagaccatgaaacaatacctcctcccaccccactctcctgctggtaatagcttatctaaagtgatcatcaagttgggccatttccagcacaaatccaggttttctcaccctccgccctccccaccccccacacaaactcactctcctgctggtaatgcccatccaaagtgaccactctcttcacaatgtgtatgataatcaaggtgggccatttcctgcacaaatccagttctgagagaacctggatttgtgcaggaaatggcccaccttgattatcatacacattgtgaagacagtggtcactttggatgggcattaccagcaggagagtgagtttgtgtgtgggggggtggagggtgagaaaacctggatttgtgctggaaatggcccaacttgatgatcactttagataagctattaccagcaggagagtggggtgggaggaggtattgtttcatggtctctgtgtatataatgtcttctgcagtttccacgatatgctatgcatccgatgaagtgagctgtagctcacgaaagctcatgctcaaataaattggttagtctctaaggtgccacaagtactccttttctttttgcgaatacagactaacacagctgttactctgaaatataacaGTGtgagttttatatatatttcttctttttattattatatttacaataaatgtggcattttgccttgtccctttaataagatcctgctagtttttattttattggtataagaGGAGGGTATCTTTGCTTCAGAAACAtggtggctcagagggtcagtaatgGGGGGTAGGGAGTTTTCCAGCTCTAGCCAGCACAAATCAAAAGCTCTTTGCGGCTactggctgtttggtggcctaggTGGAATGAAGTTGGGGGTCTCTTCCCAGGCTCTAGCAGCCAGGTTTTCACATCACTATTGTCACTAGTTCCTCTCCACCCACATTGGCAAaccagaggccaaggactgaatgggccatggagtctgaactagggttgccaggtgtccagtttttgactggaatgcctggtcgaaaagggaccctggcagctcccgTCGACACCGCTgcccaggctgctaaaagtctggttggtggcacagcagggctaaggcaggctccctgcctgccctggctctgcacagctcccggaagcgtcCGGTgcgtctggctcctaggcacagaggTGGCCACGGGGGCgccgtgtgctgcccccaccctgagcgctggctccgcatctcccattgtctgggaactgcggccaatgggagctgtgggggctgtgcctgtgggcgtgggcagcacgcagagcccccagGCCCCTCCGCCTcggagctggacatgccggccgcttctgggagccacctgaattaagtgccacccagagtttgcatcccttcctgcaccccaaccccgtgccccagccctgagccccctcctgcacccaaactccttcccagagcctgcagcccctcctgcaccccaaccccctaccccagccctgagcctcctcctgcaccccaaactctctcctggagtccttaccctgcacctcctcccacacctcaacccccgtcccagccctgagccccctcctgcactccaaacccttcatccccagccccaccccatagcccctactcccagccagagcccccaccccctcctacaccccaaaccccgccccctcctgcaccccaaacccctcatatcCTGTCccatcccttcctgcatcccagccccctgccccagccaggtgaaagtgcatgagggtgggggagagtgagtgacagggacgggatggagtgagcaggggtgggaccttggagaaggggcggagaaagggtgttcggttttgtgcgattaaaaagttggcaaccctagtctgaACTCCCCTCTCCCACTTCGAGGTGGGCTAAAGCACGCCAGGCGAGATTGGCAGAGGGGGACATGGATTAGGCCACATGCTCAGTTCCCTTCAGGTTCTTCCCGGCTCTCCCCTGGGAACAAGATTCTGTGGCAATGCCCCCAACAATCCCCACTTTTCTGTTGATCACCCTCCCCCTGTGCTTGCCCCTAAAGGCCCAGTCTCCCCCTGCCTCTCCTTGCCGTGGAGGAGAGTGGATACACGCAGGTGGGCTGGTGCTGGGGTCATTCCAAAGCAGTAGAAGATGCTGCTTTGTTGTAGGGGCCAGCCCAGGATAAAACCCAGCTCTTCCCATTAACTGGCTGTGAATAGCACTGCCAGGCCCTTCGCTCGCTCCTTCCCTAGGCCCAGGGGAGTCCACGTAAATTCTCCCAAGGAGAGGTTAAAGGAAAACCGTACCTCCGAAACCCGCATCCCAGTTCCTGTTGGGATCCACGCCGATGCAGGCTGACCCAGAGTTGATGGACCGGGTCTTCCGCCACATGCGGTTCTGGGACAGAGGGGAGAATCATTCACCAGGGTGCCAGCCAGAGCCGCTCGCTAACAGCCTGGTGTGCGGCCTTTCCGCAGGGCGGAGTGAGACTAGCGTCTCCTAGGGCTGATGGGTCACGTGGCGCTGGTGGGGAGAAAGTCTGTTCTCTAGGGGCCCGAGTCTCCTCTTGCTTACACTGGAgtgaatccactgaagtcaatgcagttacaccaatataaaggTGTGAGGAGAGCAGTGAGGCCTAGGAGATAGGGTGTTAGACAGggactcaggaatcttggattCTATTCTAGATTCTGCTATTGATTTGCTAGTTTACCCTGGGCAAAtaattctccctctctctccactcccccccctTTGCCTGTCTTGGCCAACTCTTTGGTGCAGGCTCCATCTCTCACTATGTGGCTGTACGGCACCTACCACGTTGGTATCCTGATCTTGGTTGGTATCTCTACTGTAATACAGATATCAAACAGTAATGCTATGGAGACTCAGGTGCCTACAATCTGGATAGATCAGGCCTCCCTTAACTTCTCTTGGGTGTACTTGCCTTGTTATAGCTAAATCCAGAGGCTCAGGGCAAATATAGGTCAATTTCCTGACCCAGCAAGGTCTGATGGAGCCTCTAACCCGCATAGCAAGTTCTTCCCTGTTAAGACTGAAGCAAGCGCTAAGGCCTCCAGTGATTCTCCATGGCCTTTCACCGTTGTGTGGGCTTTGCCCAATGTGCCGGGTGGGTAGAAATGGCTCCCTTTACATAGCACTGAAGCAGTAGAGTATCAGGACCCAATACATGGCTCACCAAGCTGCAGGGACACCTCTTTCCactccccatccagcccccccatcgcccctccccccagctcaagAGTTTGTTGCCTGGAAGTCCTGAGCCAGAGATCTGGTCGCTGTCATAAAGGCCGGCTAAGGAGGCCAAGGAGAAATACCTTGGTGTGGGTGAAAGCAAAGCCATCGGGGTTGGTAACGATTTCCAGGAAGATGTCCAGGTTGTCCAGGATGGATGTGAGAGAAGGGTCTGTGCCGTAACTATCAACAATCTGAACAGGGAGGCACAAGTGAGGACAAGCCGCCCTGAGACCCAGACACATTAGTCATTCTAGCACCGTGCTTCGTTACGCGCATAGGGCCAGAGCCACAGCCTGCGTCAATTAGCTGTCACTTTACgccagctgagaacctggcccatTATCCCTCGCCAGCGGCAAGGCTTGAAACCCTGCAATTTTGGGGGCCTGTTTCAAGGAAGCAGGGAGCTTATTCCAGCCTTTTCTGGCCTCTGTGCACAATTCCTGCCTTCATCAGGGCCCAACCCACTCACAGAAATAGCACCACCGACTTCACCAGCTCCTAGCTGTCGTGACTATGTCAGGTGAGCTTGATGCTGCTTCTAGGTCAAGCACATCCCAGCTAGTGGGGTCCCGGGTCTCTCTTCACCCCTCATCCTGGAATGTGCCATTCTCCGCTGAAACCGCAGGCGGTACCTTCTTCGCAAACCAGACTCCGCTGGCCTGAGTGACCCACTCCCGAGAGTGGATGCCGGTGTCGATCCAAATAGCTGGGCGCTTGGTTCCTCCAGTGCTGAACTGCATGGAAAAGCAGAGATGCAGGGGGGTTGATTTTCTGCAGTGCAGCTCACCCATCCTTTAGTACCACGGATCGGAATGCTGCTCAGGTGACCCTTCAGGGAGTCTATGCCATGCCAGAAGTCTCCGAGCTTCAGAgatctccctccccctttttaaatGACATCATGCTTAGGAACAGGGAGCTCATATAGTCCCAGAGGAGCCATCATCCACAATGACCAGACCTTATGGCACTTGATAGATACATTGTATTGTATATTTCTTCACTCAtccctgaaatgcagctacttctggggtggaacatggcaacAGCACTAGCCTGTGGTTTATGAAAGCAGGCAAACAATTTGGGGGGAATTTAAGTCAGCAGAATGTACTAATTACCCAGGTTGGAATTTAGCCACAGCACCAGGGTTACTAACTGTACTGCTGCAAAACGCGTTGCGGGAATTTTCAATGACCCTGTGGGGTCAGGACCACAGctttacatctcatccaaaagatggCATCTCCAGCAGCAGAGCACACTCTATGTCATGCCAGGACATTGGCTTAACACTGTTTCAGGCGGAAGAACTGAGTCACACACCTGGCAGAAAAATTTCTATCaaaatttttcaacagaaaatgggTTTTCTGACAAAAAGGAAATTTTAACAAAAAGCATCCAGTTTTGGCCTaaatttttaggtttttttgaCCAAAACTCAAATATTTCCAAAGTAAAATGTCTAAATTTTTTGCAGGAAAAATCTCATACCTAGGGAATCACCCATACCATTCCCTGAGTTCTCCTGGAAGGCCACTAGCCAAAGCTTGACTTGGCCCCACAGAAGATAATAGAAGAGTCCATCATGGCGCGAACTCTGTCCACCAGAACTCAGAAAGGGTGTTGAAAGCAATTAAAATATTCCCCAGGAAAGACTAGCTGGCAGGGGACAGAGCAAGAGAGGGGTAAATATGCTCTGCTGAATCTCTGTGGTGGTATTTAGGAAGTAAATGCCTCTTTGCTAACTAGCAATGGCAGAGATTTATTAACAGGAAGCTTGATTATCCTAGAGCTTGCACCAGGTTTTCaccagggtaactccactgacattaccactgatttacactggtgcaacagAAAGTAGGGTTTGCGCTTGTGCGTTTTCACAGAGTCTGTGGGCTGATTCTTTTCTCCCCTGATATAAATCAGGAGTTACTCCACTGAGGGTAGTGGAGGTACATCAACGAGAAGTCGGTGTGAGAGCCGAATCAGGCCCCGTGGCGATCCCCTGTGACTTTACCTTCAGGACGTAAAGAGGGCGGCCCTCGTAACTGTTCCCGATCTGAATTTTGCTGACCAGGTTTGGATTTGCAGCGACCAATAAGTCCATGAAGTTGTAGATCTAGCGTATAAAGAGGATGCTGGAATTAGGTCTAAACAGCAGATTGGCATACACCTGTGTGGTCCCCACACTCCCTTTGCTTCAGATAACCCCTGGGACTATTTTCTAGTTTGGCGCCAGTGCTTTGTGATCCATGACATGGGGGAGGGCTTGGGGAGGGGCTAACCAATCCTTATCTTCCCTTTACCAAACTTTAAACACAAACATTTGCCATTTGTATACAGCGGCCCAGGAGAAGACCTTTCTAACTAAACTGCTTGCTGAAATCTTTGAATGGGGACTTTCATTTGCGCCTCCTTGTGTTGTCCACTGCTGTTGTGTATCCGACTGCCTTACTCGCTTGAAAGTCTCAGATGATATGGGCCAGAGCatagcttttctttttgtttttgcataGAAAATGCAATGAAGTGTGGGTGAAAAATTAGAGGtcggtgtgacactgcaccccgtattcttcatagtgatattattatgatatgattatggcataattatgatgcattttatgcaagacgGGTCATGTGATATGTCATTAAAAAAGAtatgatttgctgattatgattatcctatttgtatgcatgtatcatttttgtatctgaagttatgaatattgactatgtatctgtatttcagatatagttacacctgggtaatgcccactagataagatgctttcagtctagatagctggttgggaagggcctattcagggcaatgaacTATTCGGGAAAACAGTAAGCCTCAGGAGAAGCTTATCCcatctggtgagccttcctgagaacgctacagacagcctgtaagtaatggctacTATGActctacagggacatgtgaccaggccacatgatgctggactccatcttgggatgtcagtagttttccacagactggtctgggaaccagctttggaacaaagggtgCCCgcaatatgcaaaagctatataaggcagggagtgacatcatctattgttcttcactccccacccaagaagactcatggaaacacctgaggaacaaaggctgaactgggggaagtgctggactcaggctaaaaggatttctagcCTATGCATGAAAGACCTGGgaattccaagctgtaaagcaagtgcagcttgccccttaaggatctgcagcctgcttgtatcatctcttagggtgagaatctgctaattcatatccagtctatctagtatattaagcatagtttgcatttttgtttatttgctaggtaatctgctttgatctgtttgctatcccttataatcactttaaatctatcttttgtagttaataaacttgtttttgttttaatctaaaccagtgagctttgactggagtgcttggggaaaatctctgcttggttaccacaagtgtgcattgtcctcttcacattgagggagaggcggaccGGATATTAAATCCATATACTGGCCaaatttgaccagggcaggacagtactgctctggggtcccaggctgagaagctGGTGATTAGAGagcctgtgtgtaactgcagctggccgtgttcctacctgtgtgaatgctgatgAAAGTGCAAGTTTGGacggctttgcagcttgtcacagcagtacagtgtgagagggagcccagctggtgggtcagggggctcagtggtatcccagttccaggtggcaccctgggggaacccatcacagctAGTTTGGAGCCTTTAAAATCAGCCTCCAAAGTGTCCCAGCACCACAACACAGCAGAGAGAGCAATTCCAAAATGCATCTTTGCCACAATGCAAATTGTGTGCCCACCCATGGTCTTTGCTTAGTGTGGCAGCCCTAAGTGGAGAGGGTGCATGTGGTCTATTCAATGGTGAAAGCCTGTCTCATATTCTCCTAACTTGGCCTTCCACAAATGCTCCTCTCAGACCCTGATGGGTCACGCGTCAATGGGTGAGCACCGGCTGTTACCTCATCCAGAGTGTGGTAAGAGGCATAGTTAAAAGTCTCCAGAGATTGGGGCATGAAATGCTGACGGATCATCTGAGTCTGTTCCTCATCCACCAGTGtctggaagaggcagggagaaGAATCTGTTAGGAAAGACTAGACATGCGAAGGCATCACCAAGATCAGGCAGGCTTTGGAGAAGACAGAGCACTGATTATACCGAGGAGAACGTGCCTTTCATTTCCTTGCACCTGCTTCCCCCTGTAAATGGCTGAGCTTTGACTATGAGTTACAACTTTTGGGCCAAACCCTTTCTCAGTTTCTATTCAGTCCGATTCTTTGATCTCAGGATCAGATCATCCAATGAGGGTTTATCCTGTGAGCAGAGTTTCAACGGAATGAGCTCTCCAGTTTGCCTGGGAAATTTCAATTAGGCTCAGCTGAATTTAGCTCTTGATCAAATTCACTTGTTATTTTCCCGATTCACCACCAGGCCCTTAAAAACGATGGGCCAAAACCTTCTCTCACTTACATGCCCATGCAACGCTATTGCCTTCTGTGGAATTGAAAGTATGGATCCAACAGAGGGCAGAACTTGGCTTTGTATTCTCAAACACAAAGGAGCCGAGCTGGTGTAACTTAGGAGGAGACTTTGGCCCGTCAGTTATCCAGATAACTCACAGGCACACAGTGAGTTTCATGCAATATCTCTGGTTTCCTGatccagccccctctgctgagcATCTAGTCCTCTGCACATCCAGCACTCACCTGTAGATCATCTATCAGGATGGAATAGCGAATTCCATTGGACTCTAGGAAGATTTTGACGGCTTGAAGGCTGGTAAAGGGAACTCGTACATCTGTAGGAACGTCTTGGCCTCCAGGTCCCCGCCAGAAATCCAGCTgtcaaagaacataagaatggccatactgggtcagaccaaaagtccatctagcccagtatcctgtcttctgacaatagccaatgccaggtgcagaACAGggaaccatcaagtgatccattccctgtcactcattcccagcttctggcaaacagaggctagggacaccctccctgcccatcctgactaatagccattgagggacgtgtcctccatgaacttatcgagttcttttttgaacaaagACAAAACGAATAACTCTCAACAGTGTTAGAAATATTTGGACCCGTCAGCCAGCCAGGGGCTTCAGGAATTGCCCCTTGTTGAATTACACTGGGGAAACATCTCCGGATTCCATGCAGCTAAATATCCCTGCAGTGCACTGAAAGTGCCCCTGGCTGGCTGACGGGTCCAAATATTTCTAATAGTTGTGTAAGGGTTTTAGCTCTGGAAAGGTAGGGGAAGGAATTGGTTCACTCTTGAGGTGAGATGGAGTTATCATAAGGGCTGAGCAAGCTTAATAGGTGCCTCCAGAGATGAAGAGAGGTATTAAGAGGTGAATGGCAAATATAATCCCTAAGTGAGAGACATGTGCTTTAGTAAAATTCAGCCATTTTAGTTGCAAACTTTTGTCTCAGTTTTGATTAGGATTGGGATcttgtggcactctgtacctcaaagcagcaccctggaacctccATCTCCATCCCAGCCATATCACTGTGACATATTTTATACGAAGCACGTCATGGAAGATATCGTATGAaaagtcatgatctgctgaaacccaccgTTCTGCATATATCTAGTGGTTAGTGTGTATCCGggtatgagattttgctgtatggttgctactgaaatatgttgtcaGTTGGCACGTGACATACAAGGGAGGCGAGTCCCTtccaggagggtgctcagggacCAGTagtcagcaggggagttgtaatcaagggatttacaatgcAATGACCGTTGCACAATGGGGACTGGTCAACTCTCTTACTCAGTTGCACAAGACCACACCAGGGAGATCGCTGTGACTCAGGGAAGTTTcctgagtggctctgggagcattcccacaatctccaggagctgggtgtggggctccacatgctggtGTGcagagtgataacagcacctggaggggtttgctgcttggcACTAGCAAAGCATCctgagaggcagcccaggctggagagttaagggggcagaGCAGTACCCCAATTTCAAGTTGTACCCCGGGGGTCCCGTCACAGATCTCAAACCTTTTTGGGGGGGGCGTGTTTGAAATCTGAACCTAGTGATGGATTCCAATTTCTAACATGCTCCTCCCTTTATAATGGGCCACACCTGAGCCCCAGCTCCAAAAACCTCTGCTCTATGGTTGCACATGAGACATTTTTCTGGCTCTGA carries:
- the LOC102942795 gene encoding carboxypeptidase A1; translation: MPPSPRVHPTLLKMKGLLVFAALLAAAFSKETFVGNQVLRIFVANEADVEKVKELEELQELQLDFWRGPGGQDVPTDVRVPFTSLQAVKIFLESNGIRYSILIDDLQTLVDEEQTQMIRQHFMPQSLETFNYASYHTLDEIYNFMDLLVAANPNLVSKIQIGNSYEGRPLYVLKFSTGGTKRPAIWIDTGIHSREWVTQASGVWFAKKIVDSYGTDPSLTSILDNLDIFLEIVTNPDGFAFTHTKNRMWRKTRSINSGSACIGVDPNRNWDAGFGGSGASSNPCSETYRGPYANSEREVKAIVDFVKSHGNIKTFISIHSYSQLLLYPYGYTKTRASDYQELDNIAKAAVTALSSLYDTQYRYGSIITTIYQASGGTVDWTYNQGIKYSFTFELRDRGRYGFLLPANQIIPTAEETWLALMTIMEYTRDHPY